A stretch of Terriglobales bacterium DNA encodes these proteins:
- a CDS encoding glycosyltransferase family 39 protein, with protein sequence MTATSTSPAVPESRRWRGPWSSDAAVLAYVAAATVIIQLLVGHRYGFHRDELATLDDARHLAWGYVAYPPVTPFFARISLELFGTSLTGFRLFAAIAEAIAVFLTGLMARDLGGRRLAQLFAATAAVPFCLAAGAVMQYVSFDYLAWVLVAYFTMRLLQSDDPRWWLAIGAAIGFGMLSKYAMPFLVFALGIGLLLTPARRHLRSKWFLCGAAAGLLIFLPNLLWQVRHNFIYLDFVRHIHERDVSQGRHRLFLPEQLELTLFAFPLAIAGLYYFFFSPQGKRYRTLGWMYIVPLVVFILAKGRSYYLAAAYPMLYAAGSVWLEGTLASRRLSLKALVWAALVADVALAAAFTLPLAPEGSKWFGAACAVQENFREEIGWPELVETVAKIRDALPAGDRMRYGILAANYGEAGAINLYGPRYGLPTAISGVNSMWERGYPQPPPQTLIVLGFSARFRERRFTSCQVAAKVWNHLGVLNEETKDHPEIYVCRGLKQGWPEFWKDFHYYG encoded by the coding sequence GTGACCGCGACCTCCACATCGCCGGCGGTTCCGGAATCGCGACGCTGGCGGGGTCCCTGGTCGAGCGACGCCGCTGTCCTCGCCTATGTCGCCGCCGCGACGGTAATCATTCAGCTGCTTGTTGGCCACCGCTACGGCTTCCATCGCGATGAACTGGCCACGCTGGATGACGCGCGCCATCTCGCCTGGGGATACGTCGCGTACCCGCCGGTAACGCCGTTCTTCGCACGAATCTCGCTGGAGCTGTTTGGGACGTCGCTGACCGGGTTCCGCTTGTTCGCGGCGATCGCCGAGGCGATTGCGGTTTTTCTTACCGGGCTGATGGCGCGCGATTTGGGCGGACGCCGCCTGGCGCAGCTTTTCGCCGCCACGGCAGCTGTGCCCTTCTGCCTCGCGGCCGGCGCGGTGATGCAGTACGTCTCGTTCGACTATCTGGCGTGGGTCCTGGTGGCGTACTTCACCATGCGGCTGCTGCAGTCAGACGATCCCCGCTGGTGGTTGGCCATTGGCGCGGCCATCGGATTCGGAATGCTCTCCAAGTACGCGATGCCGTTCCTGGTCTTCGCGCTGGGCATCGGACTGCTGCTGACGCCGGCGCGCCGCCACCTGCGAAGCAAGTGGTTCCTCTGCGGGGCGGCGGCGGGGCTGCTGATATTCCTGCCCAACCTGCTATGGCAGGTGCGGCACAACTTCATCTACCTGGATTTTGTCCGTCACATCCACGAGCGCGACGTAAGCCAGGGCCGGCACCGCCTCTTCCTGCCCGAGCAACTCGAGCTGACGCTGTTCGCGTTCCCGCTGGCCATCGCCGGCCTGTACTACTTCTTTTTCTCGCCACAAGGAAAACGCTACCGGACCCTTGGCTGGATGTACATCGTTCCCCTCGTGGTGTTCATACTCGCCAAGGGGCGCAGCTACTATCTCGCGGCGGCGTATCCCATGCTCTATGCCGCGGGCAGCGTGTGGCTGGAGGGCACACTCGCCAGCCGGCGTCTTTCGCTGAAGGCGCTGGTGTGGGCGGCGCTAGTCGCCGACGTCGCCCTCGCCGCGGCATTCACCCTGCCGCTGGCGCCCGAGGGCTCGAAGTGGTTCGGCGCGGCATGCGCGGTGCAGGAGAACTTCCGAGAAGAAATCGGCTGGCCGGAGCTGGTCGAGACGGTCGCCAAAATTCGTGATGCGCTGCCGGCGGGAGACCGCATGCGCTACGGAATCCTGGCCGCGAACTATGGCGAGGCGGGCGCCATCAATCTCTATGGGCCGCGGTATGGGCTGCCGACAGCGATCAGCGGCGTGAATTCGATGTGGGAGCGCGGCTATCCCCAGCCGCCGCCCCAGACGCTGATCGTTCTCGGATTTTCGGCGCGCTTCCGCGAGCGGCGCTTCACGTCATGCCAGGTGGCGGCCAAAGTCTGGAACCACCTCGGCGTGCTCAACGAGGAGACGAAAGACCATCCCGAGATCTACGTTTGCCGAGGATTAAAACAGGGCTGGCCGGAGTTCTGGAAGGACTTTCATTACTACGGGTGA
- a CDS encoding helix-turn-helix transcriptional regulator, whose amino-acid sequence MRRTPNAALDLAPQPMNIGETIRNFRLQKGMSQGDIEKRTGLLRCYLSRVENGHTIPSLDTLAKIAGAMDVPLGNFFADSAGENGHAKAVPQLSEDEVRFLTQIRRYSPSLNESDRKLVLAMVKKMAASAGK is encoded by the coding sequence ATGCGTCGGACCCCCAACGCAGCCCTGGACTTAGCGCCACAACCCATGAACATTGGCGAGACGATAAGAAACTTCCGCCTACAAAAGGGCATGTCGCAGGGCGACATAGAAAAGCGCACCGGGCTGCTGCGCTGCTACCTCTCGCGAGTCGAAAACGGCCACACGATTCCCTCGCTCGATACCCTGGCCAAAATCGCCGGCGCCATGGATGTTCCGCTCGGCAACTTCTTTGCCGATAGCGCCGGGGAAAACGGCCATGCCAAGGCCGTCCCCCAGCTCAGCGAAGACGAAGTCCGCTTCCTCACACAGATCCGCCGCTACTCGCCCAGCCTGAACGAAAGCGACCGCAAACTGGTGCTCGCCATGGTGAAGAAAATGGCCGCCAGCGCCGGCAAGTAA
- a CDS encoding GNAT family N-acetyltransferase, translated as MSSPAQDAIVLKQAESPSELEAVRELWLEYARSLGFSLCFQNFEHDLANLPGDYGAPSGTLVLAKVGAEYAGCIALHARGEDICEMKRLYVRPAFRGRELGRLLAERLIADARAMGYRRMRLDTIPRLMGTAVELYRDLGFYEIAPYYTNPIEGAIYMELEL; from the coding sequence GTGTCCTCACCCGCCCAAGACGCCATCGTCCTGAAGCAAGCCGAATCGCCATCGGAACTGGAAGCGGTCCGCGAGCTTTGGCTCGAGTATGCCAGGTCGCTGGGCTTCAGCCTCTGCTTCCAGAATTTCGAGCACGATCTGGCAAACCTGCCGGGCGACTACGGCGCGCCGTCGGGCACGCTGGTCCTGGCGAAGGTCGGCGCAGAGTATGCCGGCTGCATCGCGCTGCACGCGCGCGGCGAGGACATCTGCGAGATGAAGCGGCTCTACGTGCGCCCTGCGTTCCGCGGACGGGAACTCGGCCGTCTTCTGGCCGAGCGCCTCATTGCCGACGCGCGGGCGATGGGCTACCGGCGCATGCGGCTCGACACCATCCCCCGGCTGATGGGAACGGCCGTGGAGCTCTATCGCGACCTTGGTTTCTACGAAATCGCGCCGTACTACACCAATCCCATCGAGGGCGCGATCTACATGGAGCTGGAACTCTAG